The Echinicola rosea genome has a segment encoding these proteins:
- a CDS encoding IS4 family transposase codes for MGKSSNFSGQPIFNQLIKFIDKGEVREIARRHNAERYVKKFTTYNHLIVMLFVAFEGYHSIRETLVGLLANAHRLAHLGLNYVVRRSTLSEANKRRVSDVFADIYMSVYQRHGDSLTDSRLKDADMKRLYIMDSTTISLFKDILKGVGRNPKTGKKKGGIKAHTIIRASDHVPYLVRYSAAVRHDHTFLNEVFNLPGGSIITFDKGYVDYGKYEVLTESGIWYVTRLKDNAVYQARKEFNIPDRADSGVLKDEEIILRYGKNKQQEHRSRRIAYWDSKSERPFEFITNNFEMAAEKIALIYKRRWQIELLFKQLKQNFPLKYFLGDNENAIEIQIWSAMLANLLLTLIKSQVKRKWAFSNLVSLVRQQLMNYISLYRFLEDPEGSWRAIIQEDILKNQNTLFPEMRGACP; via the coding sequence ATGGGCAAAAGTAGTAATTTTAGCGGACAGCCGATATTCAATCAGTTAATAAAGTTCATTGACAAGGGGGAGGTAAGGGAGATAGCCCGCAGGCATAATGCGGAGCGTTATGTGAAGAAGTTCACGACTTATAACCACTTGATAGTAATGCTGTTTGTAGCATTTGAGGGCTATCATTCCATTCGTGAGACACTTGTCGGTTTGTTGGCCAATGCCCATAGATTGGCCCATTTGGGTCTGAACTATGTGGTAAGGCGGAGTACGTTATCAGAAGCCAACAAACGACGTGTGAGCGATGTGTTCGCCGATATATACATGAGTGTGTACCAAAGGCATGGTGACAGTTTAACGGACAGCCGGTTGAAGGATGCTGATATGAAGAGGCTCTATATTATGGATTCTACCACCATTAGTCTGTTCAAGGATATTCTCAAGGGAGTAGGCAGGAACCCGAAAACGGGCAAAAAGAAAGGAGGTATTAAGGCCCACACCATCATCAGGGCGAGTGACCATGTTCCTTATCTTGTCCGTTACAGTGCGGCTGTCCGACATGACCATACCTTCCTGAATGAGGTTTTCAACCTGCCCGGGGGCTCTATCATCACTTTTGATAAGGGATATGTGGATTATGGAAAATATGAGGTCCTGACCGAAAGCGGGATATGGTATGTGACCAGGTTAAAAGACAATGCTGTCTATCAGGCCCGAAAGGAGTTTAATATTCCTGATCGGGCAGATTCCGGAGTACTCAAGGATGAAGAAATCATCTTACGATATGGCAAGAACAAGCAACAGGAGCACCGTTCCAGGAGAATAGCCTATTGGGACAGCAAAAGTGAACGCCCGTTTGAGTTCATTACCAATAATTTTGAGATGGCAGCAGAGAAGATAGCACTCATCTATAAAAGACGCTGGCAGATAGAGCTATTATTCAAACAGCTTAAGCAGAACTTCCCTTTAAAGTACTTCTTGGGCGACAATGAAAATGCCATAGAAATACAGATATGGTCGGCCATGTTGGCCAATCTCCTTTTGACCTTGATCAAAAGCCAGGTCAAAAGGAAATGGGCTTTCTCCAACTTGGTATCCCTGGTCAGACAGCAATTAATGAATTATATCAGCTTGTATAGGTTCCTGGAGGATCCGGAAGGAAGCTGGAGAGCCATCATACAAGAAGATATTTTGAAAAATCAAAACACACTGTTCCCTGAGATGAGGGGGGCTTGCCCCTGA
- a CDS encoding class I SAM-dependent methyltransferase — MNNSFDKEYKKLWDDRYGKTEYAYGKKPNRFFQGEIQKLKPATILLPADGEARNGVYAAELGWQVTSLDLSIEAKHKALKLASERNVAINYLVGDLENLDFGTSSFDVIALIYAHFSPAKKSILHKKLSEWLKPGGTLIFEAFSKAHLPLVQANPKVGGPKGKAMLFSKEELLNDFKGYEIETLVETEIPLQEGVYHNGKGAVIRFVGKKQS, encoded by the coding sequence TTATGGAAAAACGGAATACGCCTACGGAAAAAAACCCAATCGTTTTTTTCAAGGTGAAATCCAAAAGCTAAAACCAGCTACTATACTTTTACCTGCAGATGGAGAAGCAAGAAACGGTGTTTATGCTGCAGAATTAGGCTGGCAGGTTACTTCGCTTGATTTGAGCATTGAAGCGAAACACAAGGCTCTGAAACTGGCATCAGAAAGAAATGTAGCCATTAATTACCTGGTAGGTGATCTTGAAAATTTGGATTTTGGCACATCTTCCTTTGATGTAATCGCATTGATTTACGCGCATTTTTCACCGGCTAAAAAATCAATATTACATAAAAAGTTGAGTGAATGGTTGAAACCGGGAGGCACCCTCATATTCGAAGCATTCAGTAAAGCACACCTTCCTCTGGTTCAGGCCAATCCAAAAGTAGGCGGGCCAAAAGGGAAAGCAATGTTATTTTCCAAAGAGGAACTGCTAAATGACTTTAAAGGCTATGAAATAGAAACACTAGTGGAAACAGAAATCCCACTGCAGGAAGGTGTTTATCATAACGGAAAAGGTGCCGTGATCAGGTTTGTGGGTAAAAAACAGTCATGA